A window of the Arachis duranensis cultivar V14167 chromosome 5, aradu.V14167.gnm2.J7QH, whole genome shotgun sequence genome harbors these coding sequences:
- the LOC107490311 gene encoding uncharacterized protein LOC107490311 codes for MPLYDCMLLFKPHIQKKDLLDLVTRVGKHVCRRNGVVTGVKSFGEVQLGYGIKKLDGRHFKGYLMQLSMMATPEINKELHYLNKEDRLLRWLLVKQRDFRFGNEFFSEQGALELSNLSQIRRPDDDEDDDDDDDEDEYEVDEETK; via the exons ATGCCACTTTACGATTGTATGCTTCTGTTTAAGCCCCATATACAGAAGAAAGACCTCTTGGATTTGGTTACTAGGGTGGGGAAACATGTTTGTAGAAGAAATGGGGTTGTCACCGGTGTTAAGAGTTTCGGAGAAGTTCAATTAGGCTACGGTATAAAAAAGTTAGATGGCAGACATTTTAAG GGCTATTTGATGCAACTGAGCATGATGGCTACTCCTGAAATAAACAAGGAGCTGCACTATCTAAACAAGGAAGACCGGTTACTCCGCTGGCTTCTGGTTAAACAACGGGACTTTAGATTTGGAAATGAGTTCTTTAGTGAGCAAGGTGCACTTGAGCTAAGCAATTTGTCTCAAATCAGAAgacctgatgatgatgaggacgacgacgacgacgatgaCGAGGATGAGTATGAGGTAGATGAAGAAACAAAGTGA
- the LOC107490310 gene encoding golgin candidate 1 — protein MASWLKAAEDLFEHVDRRAKLVVSDLAEEQPDSKPPASNGQGSKGNRTKKVKAHKRLSTPATVTSDATAEKSETLAAAVDATTQRDNVELVAENDRSTPISADQPNKEQPVDSTSPLSDTSLSQKPTDDVGKHATDDVKVLAAETVSEVATVSTNGEPVKENAYEEDPPQTSKGIEAPSDELTNVGQTNKPRDLDANQNVNQERSESVGADIIPNNDDEPKDGDVKNESVPNRKNDQHHKTEISPQKVQDQLEEAQGLLKTTKSTGGSKEARLARVCAGLSTRLQEYKSENAQLEELLTAERALSKSYEANIKQLQKDLSESKREVTRVESNMVEALAAKNAEIEALLSSMDALKRQAAQSEGNLASIQVNMESMMRNRELTETRMMQALREELASAERRAEEERAAHNATKMAAMEREVDLEQRAIESSTALARIQRIADERTAKATELEQKVALLEVECSSLNQELQDMEARLRREQKKSPEEANQVIQMQARQEELERARQGQREAENKLSSLEAEFQKMRVEMAAMKRDAEHYSRQEHMELEKRYRELTDLLYYKQTQLETMVSEKAATEFQLEKEIKRLQEAQAEAERSRVSRRASTSWEDETEIKSLEALPVHHRHLVGASIQLQKAVKLLDSGAVRATRFLWRYPTARVILFFYLVFVHLFLMYLLHRLQVNIFSRCTAKMTIISAQLCILFCFCRIDSTVELL, from the exons ATGGCGTCGTGGCTCAAAGCAGCTGAAG atTTATTCGAACATGTAGATCGAAGAGCAAAGCTGGTTGTCAGTGACTTAGCTGAAGAACAACCAGACTCTAAGCCTCCAG CTTCCAATGGGCAAGGATCTAAAGGCAACAGGACCAAAAAAGTCAAG GCTCATAAGAGACTATCCACGCCAGCAACTGTAACGAGTGATGCCACTGCAGAGAAAAGTGAAACTCTAGCTGCAGCAGTGGATGCAACAACTCAGAGGGACAATGTTGAACTTGTAGCTGAAAATGATCGGAGTACCCCCATATCTGCAGACCAACCGAACAAGGAGCAACCTGTGGATTCAACGTCTCCCTTGTCCGACACTTCATTATCACAAAAGCCAACTGATGATGTTGGTAAACATGCCACAGATGATGTGAAAGTTTTAGCAGCTGAAACTGTTTCTGAAGTTGCCACTGTATCTACAAATGGTGAGCCTGTCAAAGAGAATGCTTATGAGGAGGATCCTCCCCAAACTTCCAAAGGAATTGAAGCCCCAAGTGATGAACTCACTAATGTTGGCCAAACTAACAAGCCTAGGGATCTGGATGCAAATCAAAATGTGAATCAAGAGAGATCAGAATCTGTGGGTGCTGATATTATtcctaataatgatgatgaaccTAAAGATGGTGATGTAAAGAATGAATCAGTTCCGAATAGAAAGAATGATCAGCATCATAAAACCGAGATCTCCCCACAGAAAGTACAAGATCAACTTGAAGAG GCTCAAGGGTtgcttaaaacaacaaaatcaacTGGTGGGTCCAAAGAGGCAAGGTTAGCTCGG GTCTGTGCTGGATTATCAACTCGCCTTCAAGAATACAAATCTGAAAATGCACAACTAGAGGAACTTCTCACTGCAGAG AGAGCGCTGAGTAAATCATATGAAGCTAACATAAAACAGCTACAGAAGGATTTGTCTGAAAGTAAAAGGGAAGTAACAAGAGTTGAATCAAATATGGTTGAGGCCTTGGCAGCCAAAAATGCTGAAATTGAGGCACTTCTAAGTTCCATGGATGCACTTAAGAGGCAGGCTGCACAATCTGAAGGAAATCTAGCTTCCATTCAG GTAAACATGGAATCTATGATGAGAAATCGAGAGTTAACAGAAACAAGGATGATGCAG GCTCTAAGAGAGGAGCTAGCATCTGCAGAACGAAGAGCAGAAGAGGAACGTGCAGCGCATAATGCTACCAAAATG GCTGCTATGGAAAGAGAAGTAGACTTGGAGCAACGAGCCATTGAGTCATCTACAGCACTTGCAAGGATACAG AGAATAGCAGATGAGAGGACAGCAAAGGCCACTGAACTTGAGCAGAAGGTGGCACTTCTTGAG GTAGAATGTTCATCTTTAAATCAAGAGCTTCAAGATATGGAAGCCCGGCTGCGTCGTGAACAAAAAAAGTCACCAGAAGAAGCAAATCAAGTTATTCAG ATGCAGGCACGGCAGGAAGAACTGGAGCGTGCACGTCAGGGTCAGAGGGAAGCTGAAAATAAGCTATCTTCCTTGGAG GCTGAATTTCAGAAGATGAGAGTTGAAATGGCTGCCATGAAGAGGGATGCTGAGCATTACTCACGTCAG GAGCACATGGAGTTAGAGAAACGTTATCGGGAACTGACTGACCTCCTG TACTACAAACAAACACAATTAGAAACCATGGTTAGTGAAAAAGCTGCAACGGAGTTTCAATTGGAGAAGGAAATTAAGCGTCTTCAAGAAGCACAG GCAGAAGCTGAACGAAGTAGGGTTTCTCGTCGAGCGTCAACATCTTGGGAAGATGAGACTGAAATAAAATCCCTTGA GGCTCTTCCTGTGCATCACCGTCATCTGGTTGGTGCAAGTATTCAG TTGCAAAAGGCAGTGAAATTGTTAGATTCGGGAGCTGTCAGGGCAACAAGATTTCTCTGGCGTTATCCCACAGCTCGAgttattctttttttctatttg GTATTTGTACATCTCTTCTTGATGTATCTCTTACACCGCCTTCAGGTAAATATATTCAGCCGTTGCACCGCAAAGATGACAATTATTAGTGCGCAACTGTGcattttattctgtttttgtaGAATTGATTCTACTGTAGAATTATTATAA